In Planctomycetia bacterium, the following are encoded in one genomic region:
- the leuD gene encoding 3-isopropylmalate dehydratase small subunit translates to MKAFTKLAGLVAPMDRANVDTDQIIPKQFLKRIERTGFGEFLFWDWRKKPDGSEDPSFELNRPESKGATILLARRNFGCGSSREHAPWALEDYGFRSVIAPSFADIFYNNCFKNGMLPLRFSEEQVDELFQRCAKHAGYRLTVDLETSTLSDDYGLSWKFEVDPFRRHCLLNGLDDIGLTLENEAEITRYELAHGIG, encoded by the coding sequence ATGAAAGCCTTCACCAAGCTCGCCGGTCTCGTCGCTCCGATGGACCGGGCCAACGTCGACACCGATCAGATCATTCCGAAGCAGTTCCTCAAACGGATCGAGCGAACCGGCTTCGGCGAGTTCCTGTTTTGGGATTGGCGTAAGAAGCCCGATGGTTCGGAAGACCCGAGCTTCGAGCTCAATCGGCCCGAGTCGAAGGGAGCGACCATCCTGCTCGCGCGGCGCAACTTCGGTTGCGGATCGAGCCGCGAGCACGCTCCTTGGGCCTTGGAAGACTATGGTTTTCGCTCGGTCATCGCCCCGAGCTTCGCCGACATCTTCTACAACAACTGCTTCAAAAACGGCATGCTCCCGCTCCGCTTCAGCGAAGAGCAGGTCGACGAGCTCTTTCAACGCTGCGCTAAGCACGCGGGCTACCGGCTCACGGTCGACTTGGAAACCAGCACGCTCAGCGACGACTACGGCTTGTCGTGGAAATTCGAAGTCGATCCATTCCGCCGACATTGCCTCCTCAACGGTCTCGACGACATCGGCCTCACGTTGGAAAACGAAGCCGAGATCACGCGGTACGAACTCGCGCACGGCATCGGTTAA
- a CDS encoding Xaa-Pro peptidase family protein, producing the protein MAFEIDPSACRHRQQRLQVEMRKRDLDLVIVARTEHVQWLAGPRFGWVFEPLGALWKDGSFTLVAPNEAPAVHAADAVATYEAQWLCTLRNDQRQAAVDAMRKALAGQGEARRIGVEFSCFPQHYAEALRQESDGKIELIDIEPALFKLRRRKDADELARIKHAIGATGAMYAKAREIVRPGLNELEMFNTLQATAVEYLGEMLTGTGNDYASGEPGGPPRNRKIEAGELYVLDLGPAFRGYFADNCRAIAVDGRPTPRQLDCWKHIAEVFPLVERTVKPGASCRALFHQVKTHLDTFPEAKFFHHLGHGIGLFPHEAPHLNSQWDDVFEVGDVFTCEPGLYDPTLRGGIRLENDYVVTETGVELLSPFPLGLT; encoded by the coding sequence ATGGCTTTCGAAATCGATCCTTCCGCGTGCCGTCATCGTCAACAACGCTTGCAGGTCGAGATGCGGAAGCGCGATCTCGATCTCGTGATCGTCGCGCGCACCGAGCATGTGCAATGGCTCGCGGGCCCGCGATTCGGCTGGGTGTTCGAGCCGCTCGGGGCGTTGTGGAAAGACGGCTCCTTCACGCTCGTCGCTCCGAACGAAGCGCCGGCGGTTCACGCAGCCGACGCCGTGGCGACATACGAAGCTCAATGGCTCTGCACGCTTCGCAACGACCAGCGTCAGGCCGCGGTCGATGCCATGCGCAAGGCGCTCGCCGGCCAAGGGGAGGCGCGGCGGATCGGCGTCGAGTTCTCTTGTTTTCCGCAACACTATGCCGAAGCCTTGCGACAAGAGAGCGACGGCAAGATCGAGCTCATCGATATCGAGCCGGCGCTCTTCAAGCTCCGGCGTCGCAAAGATGCCGACGAACTGGCGCGGATCAAGCATGCCATCGGCGCGACCGGTGCGATGTACGCCAAGGCCCGCGAGATCGTCCGGCCCGGATTGAACGAGCTCGAGATGTTCAACACGCTTCAAGCCACGGCGGTCGAATATCTCGGCGAGATGCTGACCGGCACCGGCAACGACTACGCCAGCGGCGAGCCGGGCGGGCCGCCGCGCAATCGCAAGATCGAAGCCGGCGAGTTGTACGTGCTCGATCTCGGCCCGGCTTTCCGCGGCTACTTCGCCGACAACTGCCGCGCGATCGCCGTCGACGGCCGGCCGACTCCGCGACAACTCGATTGCTGGAAGCACATCGCCGAGGTGTTTCCGCTCGTCGAACGAACGGTGAAGCCCGGCGCAAGCTGCCGCGCGCTATTCCATCAGGTGAAGACCCATCTCGATACGTTTCCCGAGGCGAAATTCTTCCATCATCTCGGCCACGGCATCGGGCTGTTCCCGCACGAAGCGCCCCACTTGAATTCGCAATGGGACGACGTGTTCGAAGTCGGCGACGTGTTCACCTGCGAGCCGGGGCTCTACGATCCGACGCTCCGCGGCGGGATTCGTTTGGAGAACGATTACGTCGTGACCGAAACGGGGGTCGAGCTGCTGAGCCCGTTCCCGCTCGGGTTGACTTAG
- a CDS encoding DUF1080 domain-containing protein, with product MSSLRRCAGFFSSIFIALGVGLPFACADDTGFVSLFNGKDLSGWLVPEGDGGHWKVVDGVIDYDAETEAKGDKHLWTDKQYGDFVFRCEWRITSTPYLNPRVPIIQADGTHKLDADGKPITITVPDSDSGILLRGDMKSQINIWCWPCGSGEVYGYRMDPTMPAATRADVVPRVNADKNIGQWNKFEITVRGSRVSVVLNGRQVLQYAELPGLPARGPIGLQHHGSKNAQGEWTSPPSLVQFRNIEIQELAPLAPKKK from the coding sequence ATGTCGTCGCTACGCCGTTGCGCGGGTTTCTTCTCGAGCATTTTTATTGCGCTGGGCGTAGGCCTGCCGTTCGCTTGCGCCGACGACACAGGCTTCGTCTCCCTCTTCAACGGTAAGGATCTCTCCGGTTGGCTGGTGCCCGAGGGTGATGGTGGGCACTGGAAGGTCGTCGATGGCGTGATCGATTACGACGCCGAGACCGAGGCCAAGGGAGACAAGCATCTCTGGACCGACAAGCAATACGGCGACTTCGTCTTCCGCTGCGAGTGGCGCATCACGTCGACGCCGTATCTGAACCCGCGCGTACCGATCATCCAAGCCGACGGCACGCACAAGCTCGATGCCGACGGCAAGCCGATCACGATCACCGTGCCCGACAGCGACTCCGGCATCTTGTTGCGCGGCGACATGAAATCGCAGATCAACATTTGGTGCTGGCCTTGCGGCTCCGGCGAGGTGTACGGCTACCGCATGGATCCGACGATGCCGGCCGCGACGCGGGCCGACGTCGTGCCGCGCGTGAACGCCGATAAGAACATCGGCCAATGGAATAAGTTCGAGATCACGGTGCGCGGCAGCCGCGTGTCGGTCGTGCTCAACGGCCGGCAGGTGTTGCAATACGCCGAGTTGCCCGGCCTGCCGGCGCGAGGCCCGATCGGCCTGCAGCACCACGGCAGCAAGAACGCGCAAGGGGAATGGACGAGCCCGCCGTCGCTCGTGCAGTTCCGCAACATCGAGATCCAAGAGCTGGCGCCTCTCGCGCCGAAAAAGAAGTAA
- a CDS encoding serine/threonine protein kinase, whose translation MTGPGRKLVPISPQDQTLDAASLPTAAPLNAKGPGCHLHFMQGSESGIGSQTQSLLRVRLRSAALVLFLGSAAFFIWGWLRGPLDYRGHEFLEDERAVLKWCHLLQMIGLGVFTFMLWRTCSFCLRTLRWMELGVFGLTTTFFVNVQHFDIIFTASLRNYIPSTVGLWFVLIFTYAIYIPNTWQRAALVMGGMFMAAVGGYVFDLVQFSRISEIALQHEPFSSMLLMGTIGYGTSVYGTYLINSLRQEAFEAREFGQYKLKRLLGSGGMGEVYLAEHRFLKRPCALKLIRASKADDPRTLARFEREVQSIATLSHWNTVEIFDYGRTEDGTFYYVMEYLPGLSISDLIEQHGPLPPARVAYLLEQVCDALREAHNIGLVHRDVKPGNIFAAKRGGIYDVAKLLDFGLVKSADENEGMHLTLDGTITGSPLYMSPEQASGAGEPDARSDIYALGAVAYFMLTGHPPFESEKPLRVLFAHANDPVVPPSQLHSGIPADLEEVILRCLSKRPGDRYQSAMALRHALRECDCSGKWTRDDAARWWTAAGREVAEPVVT comes from the coding sequence ATGACCGGGCCCGGACGTAAGTTGGTGCCGATTTCACCGCAGGACCAAACGCTCGATGCGGCGAGCTTGCCGACCGCTGCGCCGTTGAACGCGAAGGGGCCGGGGTGCCATCTCCACTTCATGCAAGGGAGCGAGTCGGGCATCGGCTCGCAAACGCAATCGCTCTTGCGCGTCCGGCTGCGCAGCGCTGCGTTGGTGTTGTTTCTCGGCTCGGCGGCCTTCTTCATCTGGGGCTGGCTCCGCGGCCCGCTCGATTATCGCGGCCATGAGTTTCTCGAAGACGAACGAGCCGTGCTCAAGTGGTGTCATCTGCTGCAGATGATCGGGCTGGGCGTGTTCACCTTCATGCTCTGGCGCACTTGCTCGTTCTGCTTACGCACGCTCCGTTGGATGGAGCTCGGCGTCTTCGGCCTCACGACCACGTTCTTCGTCAACGTGCAGCACTTCGACATCATCTTCACGGCGAGCCTGCGCAACTACATTCCCAGCACGGTCGGGCTGTGGTTCGTGCTGATCTTCACTTACGCGATCTATATTCCGAACACTTGGCAACGCGCGGCGCTCGTCATGGGCGGCATGTTCATGGCTGCCGTCGGCGGCTATGTGTTCGACCTCGTGCAATTCTCGCGGATCAGCGAGATCGCGCTGCAACACGAACCGTTCTCGTCGATGCTCTTGATGGGAACCATCGGCTACGGCACGAGCGTGTACGGCACCTATCTGATCAACTCGTTGCGACAAGAAGCGTTCGAGGCGCGTGAGTTCGGCCAATACAAACTCAAGCGGCTCCTCGGTTCCGGCGGTATGGGCGAGGTCTATCTGGCCGAACATCGATTTCTCAAGCGGCCTTGTGCGCTGAAGCTCATCCGCGCCTCGAAGGCCGACGACCCGCGCACGCTGGCCCGCTTCGAGCGCGAAGTGCAAAGCATCGCTACGCTTTCGCATTGGAACACGGTCGAGATCTTCGACTACGGCCGAACCGAAGACGGCACGTTCTACTATGTGATGGAGTATCTGCCCGGCCTGAGCATCTCGGACCTGATCGAGCAACATGGCCCGCTGCCGCCGGCGCGCGTCGCTTACTTGCTCGAACAAGTTTGCGATGCGCTGCGCGAAGCGCACAACATCGGGCTTGTGCATCGCGACGTAAAGCCCGGCAACATCTTCGCGGCGAAGCGCGGCGGCATCTACGACGTCGCCAAGTTGCTCGATTTCGGCTTGGTGAAATCCGCCGATGAAAACGAAGGGATGCATCTCACGCTCGACGGCACGATCACGGGCTCGCCGCTGTATATGTCGCCCGAGCAAGCCAGCGGGGCAGGGGAGCCCGACGCCCGCAGCGATATTTACGCGCTCGGAGCGGTCGCTTATTTCATGCTGACCGGACACCCCCCGTTCGAGAGCGAGAAGCCGTTGCGGGTGCTGTTTGCCCACGCCAACGATCCGGTCGTGCCGCCGTCGCAACTGCACTCGGGCATTCCGGCCGACTTGGAAGAAGTGATCCTCCGCTGCTTATCGAAGCGGCCGGGCGACCGTTACCAAAGCGCCATGGCGCTGCGGCACGCCCTGCGCGAGTGCGATTGTAGCGGCAAATGGACGCGCGACGATGCGGCCCGGTGGTGGACTGCGGCCGGCCGCGAAGTCGCCGAACCGGTCGTAACCTAG
- a CDS encoding class I SAM-dependent methyltransferase, which produces MAGFLRSLYLRYFSQPKADRAVYKLLKKQPVRKFLELGIGTGERTLRVLEHCPASDETSYTGIDLFEARQNGDGAGLSLKAAHKLLAASGAKVRLVPGDPFGALSRSANAIGKQDLVIISADQDRESLAKAWFYVPRMLHETTTVLLEEKSEGVSSLRTVSHDEIAKLAQPPGKGRRAA; this is translated from the coding sequence ATGGCCGGCTTCCTTCGTTCGCTTTATCTCCGTTATTTCTCGCAGCCGAAGGCCGATCGGGCCGTTTACAAGCTGCTGAAGAAGCAGCCGGTGCGGAAGTTTTTGGAGCTCGGCATCGGCACCGGCGAGCGAACCCTGCGCGTGTTGGAACATTGCCCCGCGAGCGACGAAACGTCGTACACCGGGATCGACTTGTTCGAGGCGCGGCAAAACGGAGATGGTGCGGGCCTGTCGCTCAAGGCCGCGCATAAGTTGCTGGCTGCTTCGGGGGCGAAGGTTCGCTTGGTGCCCGGCGATCCGTTCGGGGCGCTCTCGCGCTCGGCCAACGCGATCGGCAAGCAAGACTTGGTGATCATCTCGGCCGATCAAGATCGGGAATCGCTCGCGAAGGCGTGGTTCTACGTGCCGCGCATGCTGCATGAAACCACGACGGTCTTGCTGGAAGAAAAGAGCGAGGGAGTTTCGAGTTTGCGCACTGTCTCGCACGACGAGATCGCGAAACTCGCACAGCCGCCCGGAAAAGGCCGCCGCGCGGCATAA
- a CDS encoding transposase: MPTTLKAIDLGFELFDPKAEFDVRSGNMPHWYQPGVTYFVTFRTADSVPAELSRGWRLRRDSWLRERGISPESADWNHRLKADRDLEKEFQAKFIPEFMEWLDRGLGECVLRKPEFNGIVAESLRSGDGDRYRLGDFVVMPNHVHLLVGLIGNTEIERQCFSWKTYTAKRINRCLGRKGRFWQEESFDHLVRSPEQFDYLQNYIAENPLKAKLPEGDYIHYRCPTK, encoded by the coding sequence GTGCCTACTACTTTAAAGGCGATTGATTTGGGATTCGAGCTTTTCGATCCGAAAGCTGAGTTCGATGTTCGCTCCGGCAACATGCCGCATTGGTATCAGCCGGGCGTCACCTACTTCGTAACGTTCCGAACCGCGGATTCGGTCCCTGCGGAGCTTTCGCGAGGCTGGCGATTGCGGCGCGACTCTTGGCTTCGAGAACGGGGCATTAGTCCCGAAAGCGCCGACTGGAATCATCGCCTCAAAGCCGACCGTGACTTGGAAAAAGAATTTCAAGCAAAATTCATTCCCGAGTTCATGGAGTGGCTGGACCGAGGTCTCGGCGAGTGCGTGTTGCGAAAACCGGAGTTCAACGGGATCGTCGCCGAAAGTTTACGAAGCGGAGACGGTGACCGCTATCGACTCGGCGATTTCGTCGTGATGCCGAATCATGTTCACTTACTCGTTGGGCTGATCGGCAACACCGAGATCGAACGACAATGCTTCTCTTGGAAGACTTATACCGCCAAACGAATCAATCGATGCCTGGGCCGAAAAGGTCGATTTTGGCAAGAAGAGAGTTTCGACCATCTGGTGCGCAGTCCGGAGCAGTTCGACTATTTGCAAAATTACATCGCCGAGAATCCGCTTAAAGCCAAGCTTCCCGAAGGCGATTACATTCACTATCGCTGTCCGACAAAGTAG
- the leuC gene encoding 3-isopropylmalate dehydratase large subunit, producing the protein MVSSTPRTMFAKIWDQHVVLAEEGKQAVLYIDRHLVHEVTSAQAFEGLRIAGRKVRRPEFTVATPDHNIPTSDRRLPIADPISKQQIDTLRNNCKEFGIRLYDLNDPQQGIVHVIGPELGLTQPGMTIVCGDSHTATHGAFGALAFGIGTSEVEHVLATQTLLQSKAKTFEIRIEGKLLPGVTAKDLVLYVIGKLTTDGGTGYCIEYTGEAIRNLSMEERMTVCNMSIEAGARAGMIAPDQTTFDYLKGREFAPKDAKYDEAVARWKQLASDPGAIYDKVLILQAKDIAPQVTWGTNPGQVTAVVDKVPDPTSMKDESERKTAAAALEYMGLKAGTPITDLKLDRVFIGSCTNSRIEDLRAAAAVAKGHHVASHVGAMVVPGSGQVKRQAEAEGLDKIFIAAGFDWREAGCSMCLAMNPDKLEPGERCASTSNRNFEGRQGKGGRTHLVSPAMAAAAAVAGHFVDIRGWEYQA; encoded by the coding sequence ATGGTCAGCAGCACCCCACGCACGATGTTCGCCAAGATCTGGGACCAGCACGTGGTTCTCGCCGAAGAAGGGAAGCAAGCGGTCCTCTACATCGATCGCCACTTGGTTCACGAAGTGACGAGCGCTCAGGCCTTCGAGGGATTGCGCATCGCGGGGCGCAAGGTGCGCAGGCCGGAGTTTACGGTCGCCACGCCCGACCACAACATTCCGACCTCTGATCGCCGGCTGCCGATCGCCGACCCAATCTCGAAACAACAGATCGACACGCTGCGGAACAATTGCAAGGAGTTCGGCATCCGGCTGTACGACTTGAACGACCCGCAACAGGGAATCGTCCACGTCATCGGCCCGGAACTCGGCCTGACGCAACCCGGCATGACGATCGTGTGCGGCGATAGCCACACGGCGACGCATGGCGCGTTCGGCGCGTTGGCGTTCGGCATCGGCACGAGCGAAGTCGAGCATGTGCTCGCGACGCAGACCCTCTTGCAATCGAAGGCGAAGACGTTCGAGATCCGCATCGAAGGGAAGTTGCTGCCGGGCGTCACCGCGAAAGATTTGGTGCTCTACGTCATCGGGAAGCTCACGACCGACGGCGGCACCGGCTACTGCATCGAATACACGGGTGAAGCGATCCGCAACCTGAGCATGGAAGAGCGGATGACCGTCTGCAATATGTCGATCGAAGCCGGCGCACGAGCCGGGATGATCGCTCCCGATCAAACGACGTTCGACTACCTCAAGGGGCGCGAGTTCGCTCCCAAGGATGCGAAGTACGACGAAGCCGTGGCGCGTTGGAAGCAGCTCGCTTCCGATCCGGGCGCCATCTACGACAAGGTACTCATCCTGCAAGCCAAAGACATCGCGCCGCAAGTCACCTGGGGCACGAACCCGGGCCAAGTGACCGCCGTGGTCGACAAGGTTCCCGACCCGACTTCGATGAAAGACGAATCGGAGCGCAAGACCGCCGCGGCCGCGCTGGAATACATGGGCCTCAAGGCCGGCACCCCGATTACCGATTTGAAGCTCGATCGCGTCTTCATCGGCTCATGCACCAATAGCCGCATCGAAGACTTGCGGGCCGCGGCGGCCGTCGCGAAGGGGCATCACGTGGCGAGCCATGTCGGCGCGATGGTGGTGCCGGGCTCAGGCCAAGTGAAGCGGCAAGCCGAAGCCGAAGGGCTCGATAAGATCTTCATTGCCGCCGGGTTCGACTGGCGCGAAGCCGGCTGCAGCATGTGCCTCGCGATGAATCCCGACAAGCTCGAGCCGGGCGAACGCTGCGCTTCGACCTCGAATCGCAACTTCGAAGGCCGGCAAGGCAAGGGTGGCCGCACGCACCTCGTCTCCCCGGCAATGGCGGCCGCGGCGGCCGTGGCGGGGCACTTCGTCGATATTCGCGGCTGGGAATATCAAGCGTAG
- a CDS encoding B12-binding domain-containing radical SAM protein, protein MSMRRVLLCQLPIPPVGPTPVHGNVPLAAGYLKMYAELRGLGDRYRIDILPTHEANTFGDAALVEAILAREPWMVGFTCYLWNIDRTLWILERLKERRPELIVVVGGPEITADNDWTLRHPAVDYAAVGEGEQTFVELLAALAVDDAIPIVHGLSAIAGLHVRGMTSRPLFRKPLAHLNDISSPYLAGILDAGDEKMLLLETIRGCVYKCKFCYYPKSYDALYYVEEEKIVANLRHARERGVREVVLLDPTLNQGRNFDQFVGLLARENPDKQFTYFGELRAEGIKESTAKLLREANFTEVEIGLQSVDPLAMELMDRKNNMKAFERGVKSLLDVGIRVKVDLIIGLPGDTVDSVRRGLDYLHANRFFSSIQVFNLAILPGTAFRSEAEILGLQYQTRTPYYVMKTPTLDIGEMYELMTEAQEMFDIEFDPWEEPLLTFSPEETWVDGVGAGAGSTAREPASGDNGLVHNGLVHDGLVHCRLVDLDSMRATTGEQQAAPPAARMSQAFTIWLRSGDFAAGRARAIEIVGESVRNNPHGTFQIILEPTERHAALSPMILDDLLRAALESTSYLDRFYAVMPGRPKGAKRLIVLLPQHLRAELGRDWADALGELATLVWQGEAGEDQAEEFDLDAYEMLVK, encoded by the coding sequence ATGTCCATGCGCCGCGTACTTCTTTGTCAGCTGCCGATCCCGCCCGTCGGGCCGACGCCGGTCCACGGTAACGTGCCGCTCGCGGCCGGCTATCTGAAGATGTATGCCGAGCTGCGCGGCCTCGGCGATCGCTACCGCATCGACATTCTGCCGACGCACGAAGCGAACACGTTCGGCGATGCGGCGCTCGTCGAAGCCATTCTCGCGCGCGAGCCGTGGATGGTCGGGTTCACTTGCTATTTGTGGAACATCGACCGCACGCTCTGGATTCTCGAACGACTCAAGGAGCGCCGGCCGGAACTGATCGTGGTGGTCGGCGGGCCCGAGATCACGGCCGACAACGATTGGACGCTGCGCCATCCGGCGGTCGATTACGCGGCGGTCGGCGAAGGGGAACAGACGTTCGTCGAGCTGCTCGCGGCTTTGGCCGTCGACGACGCGATTCCGATCGTTCACGGCCTGAGCGCAATCGCGGGACTGCATGTGCGGGGGATGACGTCGCGGCCGCTGTTTCGCAAGCCGCTGGCGCACCTGAACGATATTTCGTCGCCGTATCTGGCGGGCATTCTCGACGCCGGCGACGAGAAGATGCTGCTGTTGGAAACGATCCGCGGCTGCGTCTATAAGTGCAAGTTTTGCTACTACCCGAAGAGCTACGACGCGCTGTATTACGTCGAGGAAGAGAAGATCGTCGCGAACTTGCGGCACGCGCGCGAGCGGGGAGTGCGCGAGGTCGTGCTGCTCGATCCGACGCTCAACCAAGGCCGCAACTTCGATCAATTCGTCGGGCTGCTCGCGCGCGAGAACCCCGACAAGCAGTTCACTTACTTCGGCGAGCTACGCGCCGAGGGAATCAAAGAGTCGACCGCGAAGCTGCTGCGCGAGGCGAACTTCACCGAAGTCGAAATCGGCTTGCAGTCGGTCGATCCGCTCGCGATGGAATTGATGGACCGTAAGAACAACATGAAGGCGTTCGAGCGCGGCGTGAAGTCGCTGCTCGACGTCGGCATTCGCGTGAAGGTCGATCTCATCATCGGCCTGCCGGGCGACACGGTCGATAGCGTGCGCCGCGGGCTCGACTATCTACACGCCAACCGGTTCTTCAGCTCGATCCAAGTCTTCAACCTCGCGATTCTTCCCGGCACGGCGTTCCGGAGCGAAGCGGAAATCCTCGGCCTACAGTACCAGACCCGCACGCCATATTACGTGATGAAGACGCCGACGCTCGACATCGGCGAGATGTACGAACTGATGACCGAAGCGCAAGAGATGTTCGACATCGAGTTCGACCCTTGGGAAGAACCGTTGCTGACGTTTTCGCCGGAGGAGACTTGGGTGGACGGAGTCGGCGCAGGGGCGGGCTCGACGGCTCGCGAACCCGCAAGCGGCGACAATGGACTGGTACACAATGGACTGGTACACGATGGACTGGTGCATTGTCGGCTTGTCGACTTGGATTCGATGCGTGCTACGACTGGTGAGCAGCAAGCTGCTCCGCCGGCGGCGCGGATGTCGCAGGCGTTCACGATCTGGCTTCGGAGCGGCGACTTCGCAGCGGGGCGTGCGCGGGCGATCGAGATCGTCGGCGAGTCAGTGCGGAACAATCCGCATGGAACTTTCCAGATCATCCTCGAGCCGACCGAGCGACACGCGGCCCTGTCGCCCATGATCTTAGACGACCTCCTGCGCGCGGCCTTGGAATCGACGTCGTATCTCGATCGGTTCTACGCTGTGATGCCAGGCCGACCGAAAGGGGCGAAGCGGCTCATCGTTTTATTGCCGCAACATCTCCGCGCGGAACTCGGCCGCGACTGGGCCGACGCGCTCGGCGAACTCGCCACGCTCGTGTGGCAAGGAGAAGCCGGCGAAGACCAAGCCGAAGAATTCGACCTCGACGCCTACGAGATGCTCGTAAAGTAG